The window ttcacgctaccaggctgacaatgcctctgcaggtaagaggcagaagtttacTGCTCAGGTGCGGGCTCTTAAGGCAAAggtggctgaggtggaggaggccagaaggaacattgctgaggatgcagggttctttaaggaaaaacttactaacaatgaaagatttaaaaacccgcatgcatgtgcagacagccatgaggacagcagtgaggaggaagatggagaggaggaaggtgatggagagtcaggtgaagctgtggagagtgagggggatgctgcccctggtgcatgtgacccccagcccccccaagatagctacccagAGCCCTATCAAGTGGCGTTACCTTCCAGTGATGGGGAGATGGAGGATAGCTGTGAAGAGGACGCAGCTAGTGGGGGTTTGCTGAGAGCTATTGTGCAGCAGGAGTCACCTACCCGCTTTGAGGATTTtgcctttggtgaagatcttggcaagaatgatgtagtgaagaaaaggaagaagcagaaagttcaggaaacggtatcttttgtttttcattcattcaagcagtctgggccagctgtgaagttggttcaggctgctgggccccccaaactgccagaccccgttcctgtcatggaccggggccagcaaggggggtacagcatggcgtctgaaaaggctgtaggcgcaatagatgtgaagcccacccatcctgccggtagggaggggcaggatgggctcatggtgggaagtggcgaggcaagctatgccgccgcgtgctcggggggcggttccccgagtgctgtgggcattaccggcgctgcggggcactcccctgtgaggggggggagtgtccaggcgccgttggcagagaatggtgggtccaggtgctcggggggcggtcctccgagtactatatgttctgtgggcgctgcggggcactcctctgtgagggaggggagtgtccgggtgtcagagtctgctgcagagcccgtgcggacgggcacagctggcacggtggggattccctgcgtgtcagagagtgtgggcggagctggggtgcgcccgggggggcagctccagactccagaagggacatcgcccatggaggaggagcccttggcgtcaaccccagcaacagctaagacagcaaagaacattattaaaccagctatactacaagtcccagccagcccagaatctgttaggcaggtaatgagtggaggatgtgagaatgctgagtgtagtagtgttgtggatgagaggagtgcatgtgggagtgtaagtggagtgaatgatggtgggactagtagtggtaagagtggaaagtcgggtatgaatgggaataaagatgggagtagtggtgtgagtggctgtactgacggttctgggtctggtctggctgcccccccggtagtgactgcttctaggagctatgccaatgtcactgccggggggttcaggggggtccccatctctgtccggctctggagaacacttgcaacagcgcctcctggaggctttacgcaggggcgacaggtcgatccaggtagagggaaggggtgaggtcgacctgtctttctggatagagaggcacggtttgggggctttccgagagcggaatggggaggtggtctggtccctcccgacaaccgggcaggacagtaaccgtaggaatgtggtccgtctgatttggaggggcgaggatgcgtgcccacctcgctctaaagtggttgagctcctccttcagatggaattcagggcaagtgacatctttgccctcattcacccctacggttcatccgagtttgatgtcagtttcgtacggccagagggtctcgaactcttctggtcaaactacgaagtggcaaagaacgagcccggctggcgggattttgccgtcaaggcgatttcccgtcagaactctgtcaagaaagttaccgttttgacccgtaacgagtcactttcttgttatgacattatgacctggcttggtcggtatggggatgtgacggatatgcccaagaaaaacttggatgagcacgggatctggtccggggcctggacgttttccgtcaaactcaagcgttcagggagtacagttgcccacattccgtcagccgccttccttggacgcgataggatccaggtcttctaccaggggcaacccaaggtctgtcacaggtgtggcagccccacccactttagcgcagcctgtactgtgcaggtctgcgctttgtgtggtggggtgggtcatctggccgcatcctgtaggcagatccggtgccacctgtgtggtgtcctcgggcacccctttagccgttgtcctagcgccttcgcccgtgcggcggccgctccggctgaggagagctgcgaagttgcctcagctggggagggtacgggcagggatgggggcgcaacagggctagtgaggaggaaaaagagccccgccaaactaaggcgggaggaaaatcgtagaaggagtagggagctggagagtgcccaggtgacgggggtagcttcagcccctgctcctgaagctggccctgtaaccgctgaagccctagaagagaacgtgctggatgaggagatcaggagacttcacagagagaaaggcaatatggccgacccttccgattcctcccactatgaaagtgtggatgaggaaagtggggtgaggcccaaaaagaaagataagggcaaaaggaaagggagaaagaagaggtcagagccctctgaagttccttgtactacggggtaggtccaaaacggaagcctgactgccccccctctgattgacctgtcaaaccgatacctcgtcctcgataccatctcctccccctccttggagggggaaggtgaggacggggtgcctagggagaaggagcctctggggggaactgggccctgtcctgttgaggcaccttcctcagagggcagggctagaccggagccggacagagacggggaccatatggatcaatcggagtgtaaaaaaagatccaagagtggtcctgccctctcgtcttcttcaggggatgagggggcaaaaaagaagggaaagagaaagtaaagggtgtggccgtctaatttaatcaccctgtatggcggcactcaccccattgacgctggcatctattaactgtgccagtataaagtcagatacggctagattcgcagcctttgattttctcggccgtgttgaagccgacattttccttttacaggagaccaggttgtcagatctagcctctctggtaaaagccagaagagagtggaggcgcggtccctcccactggtctcttgcggctgagccgtatagtggggtggcggtcctttttaccgctcctgttgaatgccgacgggttattgaattagaaatggggaggtgcctgatcttagatgtcttcatgaagggacaagagctccggctcattaacatctaccccccgcaaactaagcggggccgtaaagatctctttatgaggattaagccctttctttttacgagtcggcaagtgatctttggaggggacttcaataatgtcacgaggtcccaagataggagaggctccaatggtccgctgacttgtgatagtgtggcactgattagcatagctagagaagctcgcctagaggacgcccacatccggagcccctcaggccacacgggtttcacctatcatcaaggtaatCGCAGGTCTAgtatagataggttttatttaaaggaggaagctgtctcttccgtagtgtccgtggttgaggtggagttctccgatcactgtatgattttgttttccctgaatgtttcagagaccccccggatgggaaaaggttattggaagctgaattcgtccctcctggaggaagcggaagtaagacagtcctttgaggattttcttcagagccaggtacctttactgggcctatgtagtagtaagtcagagtggtgggagatattcaagaagcgggttgcggggttcttccgccagctctcgagcctcaggtccctgaacaggtagcgcctgtatcagggtctgaggaggaaactcgagcttctcgtctcgactggaggtagccgagaggatatctccagagtgaagtccttgctgatgaggtgtcagtacgataggcacacatctttggtttttgagagggatttcgggaagtaccgctcgcccgacccttacagaaactgtaagatgtcagtgagtagtaaagtcatttcaggactgattgatagtacaggatctctgaatcggtccagatcagggatcttggaggtcgtcagatccttctactcgcacctcttgggaaggaaggatctagatc is drawn from Hyla sarda isolate aHylSar1 chromosome 4, aHylSar1.hap1, whole genome shotgun sequence and contains these coding sequences:
- the LOC130368219 gene encoding collagen alpha-2(I) chain-like; this encodes MEDSCEEDAASGGLLRAIVQQESPTRFEDFAFGEDLGKNDVVKKRKKQKVQETVSFVFHSFKQSGPAVKLVQAAGPPKLPDPVPVMDRGQQGGYSMASEKAVGAIDVKPTHPAGREGQDGLMVGSGEASYAAACSGGGSPSAVGITGAAGHSPVRGGSVQAPLAENGGSRCSGGGPPSTICSVGAAGHSSVREGSVRVSESAAEPVRTGTAGTVGIPCVSESVGGAGVRPGGQLQTPEGTSPMEEEPLASTPATAKTAKNIIKPAILQVPASPESVRQRPPGWEKVIGS